A single region of the Fusarium fujikuroi IMI 58289 draft genome, chromosome FFUJ_chr05 genome encodes:
- a CDS encoding related to FCF2 Essential nucleolar protein involved in the early steps of 35S rRNA processing, whose amino-acid sequence MTDISDDQVDELLRKAEQRLKDGSASACAIVSSTTSNAVVAGDAATTKQHVKQQNSSNSSSKKDGLTVRAPPRPQLGLKAKEKSTAGPEWFDLPKTNMTPEFKREWQVLRMRGILDPKHQKKNLRANAPEYSQVGEIIAGPTEFFSARLTRKERKNTLLEEVTRDLDSHKFTDKYAGIQKQKTSGKKAFYKNVVAQRRKRN is encoded by the exons ATGACAGACATCTCAGATGATCAGGTCGATGAGCTGCTGCGCAAGGCTGAGCAGCGTCTGAAAGATggctctgcttctgcttgtgCTATCGTCTCTTCCACAACCTCAAATGCTGTAGTCGCTGGCGACGCCGcgacaacaaaacaacatgTCAAGCAGCAAAACTcttccaacagcagcagcaagaaagaTGGCCTGACTGTTCGAGCACCGCCTCGACCGCAATTGGgactcaaggccaaggaaaaG TCTACCGCAGGCCCTGAGTGGTTCGATCTCCCCAAGACGAACATGACCCCCGAGTTCAAGCGAGAGTGGCAAGTCCTCCGCATGCGAGGCATCCTGGACCCCAagcaccagaagaagaacctcCGCGCGAACGCTCCCGAGTATTCCCAGGTCGGCGAGATCATCGCCGGACCGACCGAGTTCTTCAGCGCGAGACTAACGCGCaaggagaggaagaacacTCTCCTCGAGGAGGTCACAAGGGATCTTGATAGTCACAAGTTCACCGACAAGTACGCTGGCAtccagaagcaaaagacCAGCGGAAAGAAGGCATTCTACAAGAACGTTGTAGCGCAACGTCGTAAAcgtaattaa
- a CDS encoding probable CCAAT-binding transcription factor subunit aab-1: protein MDNPAAGRTRPVYDASQGGHYGASALLATQGFAPSELYTGPWANAHQGLTGQYKDILTTYWQHTISHLENDNHDYKLHQLPLARIKKVMKADPEVKMISAEAPILFAKGCEIFITELTMRAWIHAEENKRRTLQRSDIASALAKSDMFDFLIDIVPREEASSHAKRTQTAVAQPAPAGQAPMSGQHTMAQAPNQGHPMGGDYMAGHGLAPDQDYRNQPNMYPDQSVPNPQAAYGQTQPPTMNPYGNMGDMYPYSAMPPQQTNMPNEEFEQ, encoded by the exons ATGGATAACCCAGCAGCAGGCCGCACAAGGCCAGTTTATGATGCCTCTCAAGGCGGACATTATGGCGCCAGCGCTTTG CTCGCAACCCAAGGCTTTGCGCCCAGTGAGCTTTACACCGGTCCTTGGGCAAAT GCGCATCAAGGCCTTACCGGGCAGTACAAGGACATCTTGACTACATACTGGCAGCACACCATCTCCCACCTCGAAAATGACAACCACGACTACAAGCTCCATCAACTACCGCTGGCACGCATCAAGAAAGTTATGAAAGCCGATCCCGAGGTCAAGATGATATCCGCCGAGGCCCCGATCTTGTTCGCTAAGGGTTGCGAGATCTTCATCACAGAGTTGACCATGAGGGCATGGATTCACGCCGAGGAGAACAAGCGCCGTACTCTGCAGCGTTCAGACATTGCATCCGCTCTTGCAAAGTCCGACATGTTCGACTTTCTGATTGATATTGTCCCCCGCGAAGAAGCATCCAGCCATGCCAAACGAACACAGACCGCAGTTGCTCAGCCGGCACCTGCTGGTCAGGCTCCAATGTCAGGACAACACACGATGGCCCAGGCACCCAACCAAGGCCATCCAATGGGTGGTGATTACATGGCTGGGCATGGCCTCGCTCCCGATCAAGACTACCGCAATCAGCCCAATATGTATCCCGACCAATCAGTGCCTAACCCCCAGGCCGCATACGGTCAGACCCAGCCTCCGACTATGAATCCGTACGGCAACATGGGCGACATGTATCCCTACTCAGCCATGCCACCACAACAGACAAACATGCCCAACGAAGAATTTGAGCAGTAG
- a CDS encoding related to tryptophan-tRNA ligase, mitochondrial — protein MLKSAITKPRVIFSGIQPTGIPHLGNYAGALRQWVKLQEGHKEDKLIYSIVDLHAITTPQPADVLRKSKREALAALLAIGIDPEKVTLFYQSSVPAHSELMWILSCTASVGYLSRMTQWKSKLNISDKSNMNDKAASNLKLGLFSYPVLQAADILVHRATHVPVGEDQRQHLEFARECVTNFNAAYGNHLVSPQTTTSPVQRVMSLQNPTEKMSKSSKSPKSRISIIDSPQEIKAKIKAATTDSIPGISYNREERPGISNLLDIMAIFDPEGRKAQELGEQYSDLSPKQLKEMVSDTVVGGLDGIRDRYTELLDKGDEYLDSIEAIGAEKARKSAEETMQVVRGAVGL, from the exons ATGCTAAAATCAGCAATCACAAAACCTCGAGTGATTTTCTCGGGCATCCAACCAACGGGCATACCTCACCTCGGAAATTATGCAGGCGCACTTCGGCAATGGGTTAAGCTGCAAGAAGGTCATAAAGAAGATAAGCTCATCTACTCTATCGTAGATCTCCACGCTATCACAACACCTCAACCGGCGGATGTGTTAAGGAAGAGTAAGAGGGAGGCATTGGCTGCCTTGTTGGCCATTGGTATTGATCCTGAGAAAGTGACTTTGTTCTATCAGTCTTCT GTGCCCGCTCATTCAGAACTCATGTGGATTCTCAGCTGTACAGCATCCGTTGGATATCTATCAAGAATGACACAGTGGAAG AGCAAGCTCAATATAAGTGACAAGTCGAACATGAACGATAAAGCAGCCAGCAATCTCAAACTCGGCCTGTTCTCATATCCCGTTCTTCAAGCTGCCGATATTCTTGTACACAG AGCAACTCATGTTCCCGTTGGTGAAGATCAGAGACAACATCTCGAGTTTGCGCGAGAGTGTGTAACAAACTTCAATGCAGCTTACGGCAACCATCTAGTATCCCCCCAAACTACGACCT CTCCCGTGCAACGGGTGATGTCTCTCCAGAACCCAACGGAGAAAATGTCAAAGTCGAGTAAGTCACCGAAATCACGAATCAGCATCATCGACTCGCCTcaagagatcaaggccaaaaTCAAAGCCGCAACAACAGACTCCATCCCGGGGATAAGTTACAACAGAGAAGAACGACCAGGAATCTCGAATCTGCTTGATATCATGGCTATTTTTGATCCCGAGGGTAGAAAGGCccaagagcttggagagcaATATAGTGACCTTTCACCCAAAcagctcaaggagatggTTAGCGATACTGTCGTTGGTGGTTTAGATGGGATTCGTGATCGGTATACGGAGCTGCTGGACAAGGGGGACGAGTACCTCGATTCGATTGAGGCAATTGGCGCTGAAAAGGCACGAAAAAGTGCAGAGGAAACCATGCAAGTTGTCCGAGGTGCTGTTGGGCTTTAA